Proteins encoded by one window of Lathyrus oleraceus cultivar Zhongwan6 chromosome 1, CAAS_Psat_ZW6_1.0, whole genome shotgun sequence:
- the LOC127091248 gene encoding uncharacterized protein LOC127091248 yields MIEDASDGVMVEKIDDVKTPLAAFHARLMKAGLIDVCHDSCEECATYPRGCQMVRDNIQDLMKKGVLQISGVAKNEDVSVIEPCFNLPEPIEIPYYSTRMVPMNSHLSPVLILPSKESTVIAPAKEPKVVQPEDVVEFLKLIKRSDYKVVDQLHQPPSKISILSLLLNSQAHKEALLKVLAQAHVTQNITVDQFDGVVANITTCNTLSFSGKELPKDGQNHNRALHISVKCKDYALARVLVDTESSLNLKAFDGSRRIVIGEVELPILICPHIFPINFQVMDINPAYSCLLMHPWIHAAGAISSTLHQKMKFVVDNQLIIISGEDDFMVSHLSSFRYIEVDEDALETCFQTLEIANAIFVEMKDPIGKACSSFASLKSVKSSIEGGNPEGWAQPIDVREKHDRSVWDMCLPL; encoded by the exons ATGATTGAAGATGCCTCTGATGGTGTTATGGTTGAGAAGATTGATGATGTTAAAACTCCTTTGGCAGCATTCCATGCTCGATTGATGAAAGCTGGCCTGATTGATGTTTGTCATGACAGCTGTGAAGAGTGTGCCACATACCCAAGGGGGTGTCAGATGGTACGTGATAATATTCAAGACTTGATGAAAAAAGGAGTGCTTCAAATCTCCGGTGTTGCAAAGAATGAAGATGTGTCAGTAATTGAACCTTGTTTCAATTTACCTGAACCGATTGAAATACCTTACTATAGTACGAGAATGGTGCCTATGAATAGTCATCTGTCACCTGTTTTGATCT TACCATCCAAGGAATCTACAGTTATAGCTCCTGCTAAAGAACCCAAAGTGGTCCAACCTGAAGATGTTGTTGAATTCCTAAAGTTGATAAAGAGAAGTGATTACAAAGTTGTGGATCAGCTGCATCAGCCACCATCTAAGATTTCTATTTTGTCTCTGCTATTGAACTCCCAAGCCCATAAGGAGGCTTTGTTAAAGGTGCTTGCCCAAGCTCATGTAACACAAAACATAACAGTAGACCAGTTTGATGGGGTGGTTGCGAACATCACAACTTGCAATACTTTAAGCTTTAGTGGAAAGGAATTACCTAAAGATGGACAAAATCACAATCGTGCTCTTCATATCTCAGTGAAGTGCAAAGATTATGCTTTGGCAAGAGTCTTGGTTGATACCGAATCTTCTTTGAATttgaaagcttttgatggttcccGGAGAATCGTGATTGGAGAGGTAGAACTGCCCATATTGATTTGCCCTCATATATTTCCAattaatttccaagtcatggatattaatCCGGCGTATAGCTGCTTATTGATGCatccatggattcatgctgcagggGCAATTAGCTCCACTTTAcatcagaaaatgaagtttgtagTGGACAATCAACTAATCATCATTTCTGGAGAGGATGACTTTATGGTCAGTCACCTTTCATCCTTCAGGTATATTGAGGTTGATGAGGACGCTTTGGAAACTTGTTTCCAAACTCTTGAAATAGCCAATGCCATTTTTGTGGAGATGAAGGACCCTATTGGGAAAGCTTGTTCATCTTTCGCTTCTTTGAAAAGCGTAAAGTCTAGCATTGaaggaggaaaccctgaaggtTGGGCTCAACCTATTGATGTTCGTGAGAAGCATGATCGTTCGGTCTGGGATATGTGTCTTCCGCTGTGA